One Amycolatopsis thermophila DNA segment encodes these proteins:
- a CDS encoding GIY-YIG nuclease family protein, translated as MKHLGRDPHMPGPISTATFHAYIGGQWIHDIALEHGGPTPRPIVRDESGAVEVKDHPRIHHEFARWRIELAAVVDALDAVVRGDASPDEVRNLIVEGARLAKAELEHQDHEETLAEPVEAPEPSRSRATEPTNLYVIGVPGESLVKIGIAKDVRARVKQLRNGSGKPLEVLWHATGSWRIEQQLHAEFSRYRTHGEWFEFRGRRDPVGLVKRAALRLGAVEVNR; from the coding sequence ATGAAGCACCTCGGGCGGGACCCGCACATGCCGGGCCCCATCTCTACCGCCACCTTCCACGCCTACATCGGCGGTCAGTGGATTCACGACATCGCGTTGGAGCACGGTGGCCCCACGCCGCGTCCGATCGTGCGCGACGAGTCCGGTGCCGTGGAGGTGAAGGACCATCCCCGGATCCACCACGAGTTCGCGCGGTGGCGTATCGAGCTGGCCGCTGTAGTGGACGCGCTCGACGCCGTGGTTCGCGGAGACGCAAGCCCCGACGAGGTGCGCAACCTCATCGTGGAGGGCGCTCGCCTGGCCAAAGCGGAACTCGAGCACCAGGATCACGAAGAGACCCTTGCCGAGCCGGTCGAAGCCCCTGAACCGAGCCGGTCCAGGGCCACCGAGCCCACCAACCTCTACGTGATCGGTGTTCCGGGCGAATCGCTGGTGAAGATCGGGATCGCCAAGGACGTGCGCGCTCGCGTGAAGCAGCTGCGAAATGGCTCGGGCAAGCCGCTGGAGGTGCTGTGGCACGCCACGGGAAGCTGGCGCATCGAGCAGCAGCTCCATGCCGAATTCTCGCGGTACCGCACCCACGGGGAGTGGTTCGAGTTCCGTGGTAGGCGGGATCCGGTGGGTCTCGTGAAGCGTGCCGCGTTGCGCCTCGGGGCGGTTGAGGTGAACCGATGA
- a CDS encoding ATP-dependent DNA ligase: protein MATPPPPIPVAKPKKADALPAGGYAYEPKLDGWRAVVHVPAGVVHTASGADITWRVPEILDAARQLGGGLVLDGELVTYRDERIDFSPLMWGRARRRREGVAAYFVAFDLLAARGRDLREQPYERRRDRLAAAVAGGAGLVQLMESTTDLETGQGWISEECATYGIEGAVAKPLRSRYVRGERCGWVKVKQYDTEDAVVLGVTGPVDHPAALVLGQADDAGVVRVVGLSTVLPTRIKTVLAGRLRPAGPRQKAPGILGGLPGAHDAFEFQPVEPGIVVEVLADAAREWGRFRHRPRLLRVKPSG, encoded by the coding sequence ATGGCCACCCCACCTCCGCCAATCCCGGTCGCGAAGCCGAAGAAGGCCGACGCGCTCCCGGCTGGTGGGTACGCCTACGAACCCAAGCTCGACGGGTGGCGCGCGGTCGTGCACGTTCCGGCCGGGGTCGTGCACACCGCCAGCGGCGCGGACATCACCTGGCGGGTGCCCGAGATCCTGGACGCCGCGCGCCAGCTCGGCGGCGGGCTCGTACTGGACGGGGAGCTGGTGACCTACCGGGACGAGCGGATCGACTTCTCCCCGCTGATGTGGGGCCGCGCCCGGCGCCGCCGCGAGGGCGTGGCCGCCTACTTCGTGGCGTTCGACCTGCTCGCCGCCCGCGGCCGGGACCTGCGCGAGCAGCCGTACGAGCGGCGCCGCGACCGATTGGCGGCCGCGGTGGCCGGCGGGGCAGGGCTGGTGCAGTTGATGGAGTCGACCACCGACCTCGAGACCGGGCAGGGGTGGATCAGCGAGGAGTGCGCGACGTATGGCATCGAGGGTGCGGTGGCGAAACCGCTCCGGAGCCGGTACGTGCGGGGCGAGCGCTGCGGCTGGGTGAAGGTCAAGCAGTACGACACCGAGGACGCGGTGGTGCTCGGCGTAACCGGGCCCGTTGACCACCCCGCCGCGCTGGTGCTCGGCCAGGCCGACGACGCGGGCGTGGTGCGGGTGGTGGGGCTGTCCACTGTGCTGCCCACGCGGATCAAGACAGTCCTCGCTGGGCGGCTCCGGCCGGCCGGTCCGCGGCAGAAGGCCCCCGGCATTCTCGGGGGTCTACCGGGGGCCCACGACGCGTTCGAGTTCCAGCCGGTCGAGCCCGGGATCGTGGTGGAGGTGCTGGCAGACGCGGCGCGGGAATGGGGCCGGTTCCGGCACCGGCCGCGTCTACTCCGCGTCAAGCCCTCTGGATGA
- a CDS encoding helix-turn-helix domain-containing protein yields MTVIALRDDDDNNFEYRRKRIGYTSQEIAAMLGVTYQTVRNMEHGRWSYHTADYDSLLTRLTDDRRQELNRELPFDQDVEEFKERMRERLQGDTDRGKDQ; encoded by the coding sequence ATGACAGTTATCGCTTTGCGGGACGACGACGACAACAACTTCGAGTATCGTCGCAAGAGAATCGGATACACATCCCAGGAGATCGCAGCCATGCTCGGGGTCACCTACCAGACCGTCCGGAACATGGAGCACGGCCGATGGTCCTACCACACGGCCGACTACGACAGTCTGCTCACTCGCCTGACCGATGATCGGCGACAGGAGCTGAACCGTGAGCTGCCGTTCGACCAGGACGTGGAGGAGTTCAAGGAGCGGATGCGTGAGCGACTCCAAGGCGACACGGACCGGGGCAAGGACCAGTAG
- a CDS encoding exonuclease domain-containing protein, translating to MGDGWHRGPLVAFDIESSGVEPERDRIVTGTVWSWRPGERAGHETILADPGVEIPAKATAVHGITTEKARTDGIPAVDAVRLLVGMLADQVISGAPLVIYNAPFDLTMLAAECARHGLPTLHELVRDAGSTLYVIDPLVLDRRLDPTRHGKRQLGPACAAYGIELTPEDAHTSAGDCLAAARLAWGIAERFPRIATMPLDALQRFQAAAYRVQAEQADARAKGMHIHRDVHYEWPIRITMPLFTGAA from the coding sequence ATGGGGGACGGTTGGCACCGCGGCCCGCTGGTCGCGTTCGACATCGAGAGCTCGGGGGTCGAGCCCGAGCGGGACCGGATCGTCACCGGCACCGTGTGGAGCTGGCGCCCGGGCGAGCGGGCCGGGCACGAGACGATCCTGGCCGACCCAGGGGTGGAGATCCCCGCGAAGGCGACCGCGGTGCATGGGATCACCACCGAGAAGGCCCGCACTGACGGCATCCCCGCCGTCGACGCGGTGCGGCTGCTCGTGGGGATGCTGGCCGACCAGGTCATCTCCGGGGCCCCACTCGTCATCTACAACGCCCCGTTCGACCTCACCATGCTCGCCGCCGAGTGCGCCCGCCACGGGCTCCCGACGCTGCACGAGCTGGTACGCGACGCCGGCTCCACGCTGTACGTGATCGACCCGCTGGTGCTGGACCGACGCCTGGACCCGACCCGGCACGGGAAACGGCAGCTCGGGCCGGCGTGCGCCGCGTACGGCATCGAGTTGACCCCGGAGGACGCGCACACCAGCGCGGGGGACTGTCTCGCCGCGGCCCGGCTCGCGTGGGGGATCGCCGAGCGGTTCCCGCGCATCGCCACGATGCCGCTGGACGCGTTGCAGCGGTTCCAGGCCGCCGCGTACCGGGTGCAGGCCGAGCAGGCCGACGCCCGCGCCAAGGGCATGCACATCCACCGCGACGTGCATTACGAGTGGCCGATCCGCATCACCATGCCCCTGTTCACCGGCGCGGCCTGA
- a CDS encoding DUF6884 domain-containing protein, with amino-acid sequence MTHEEPRPVTYIVPCAAIKADRPMPARDLYTSPHFRHVLATAETLAAQDREGGRSARVLIMSARHGLLTLDQVVAPYDTTIGDPESITPAELARQAETMHGIAWRDEVYALLPRAYFARLSAALDLIDVYPQDVFEACTGIGYQRATCAAATRVPAA; translated from the coding sequence ATGACGCACGAGGAACCCCGCCCGGTCACCTACATCGTCCCCTGCGCCGCCATCAAGGCCGACCGTCCCATGCCGGCCCGGGACCTCTACACCTCCCCGCACTTCCGACACGTGCTCGCGACCGCCGAAACCCTCGCCGCCCAGGACCGCGAGGGCGGCCGCAGCGCCCGCGTACTGATCATGTCCGCCCGGCACGGGCTCCTCACCCTCGACCAGGTCGTGGCCCCCTACGACACCACCATCGGCGACCCGGAGTCGATCACCCCCGCCGAGCTGGCCCGCCAGGCCGAAACTATGCACGGCATCGCGTGGCGCGACGAGGTGTACGCGCTCCTGCCGCGCGCCTACTTCGCCCGGCTCTCCGCCGCCCTGGACCTCATCGACGTGTACCCCCAAGACGTGTTCGAGGCGTGCACCGGGATCGGCTACCAGCGCGCCACGTGCGCTGCCGCCACCCGCGTCCCAGCCGCCTGA
- a CDS encoding SLOG family protein, protein MRILVTGSRNWVDKGIIREALAEVWHPNNVLVHGRCDSGADALADACWTHWGGKVERHRADWFGPCDPDPEVCQPGHRRPSRRNPAETYCPAAGPRRNRHMVNLGADLCIAFILARSPGSIGCAFLAGQAGIPLRVRHSGVGAAVLKELATVGDDTTLIPA, encoded by the coding sequence GTGCGGATCCTGGTCACCGGGTCCCGCAACTGGGTGGACAAGGGCATCATCCGCGAGGCCCTGGCCGAGGTGTGGCACCCGAACAACGTGCTCGTGCACGGCCGCTGCGACAGCGGCGCGGACGCGCTGGCGGACGCGTGCTGGACCCACTGGGGCGGCAAGGTGGAGCGGCACCGGGCGGACTGGTTCGGGCCGTGTGACCCGGACCCTGAGGTGTGCCAGCCCGGCCACCGGCGCCCGTCGCGGCGCAACCCGGCGGAGACATACTGTCCCGCCGCGGGCCCGCGGCGGAACCGGCACATGGTGAACCTCGGCGCGGACCTGTGCATCGCGTTCATCCTCGCCCGCTCGCCGGGGTCGATCGGGTGCGCGTTCCTTGCCGGACAGGCGGGAATCCCGTTGCGGGTTCGGCACTCCGGGGTCGGCGCGGCCGTGCTCAAGGAGCTGGCCACGGTCGGCGACGACACCACCCTGATCCCGGCGTGA
- a CDS encoding VRR-NUC domain-containing protein, giving the protein MSSRAAVIRNGRRATPHVPRATAAALRPAKVVTTWRKVAPAVLARVPELPKDMLEDDFQYVVMKVAAFCGWMACHFRPAYRKSGGVSTPVQGDKGFPDLQLARNGAVLLVELKTNTKSLSPEQRRWREHLEPSGLYRLWRPRDWAAIRAELSAPGTAVA; this is encoded by the coding sequence ATGAGCAGCCGAGCGGCCGTCATCCGCAACGGTCGGCGCGCAACACCCCACGTTCCGCGCGCCACCGCGGCCGCGCTGCGCCCGGCCAAGGTCGTGACCACCTGGCGCAAGGTCGCGCCCGCGGTGCTGGCCAGGGTGCCCGAGCTGCCCAAGGACATGCTGGAGGACGATTTCCAGTACGTGGTGATGAAGGTCGCCGCGTTCTGCGGGTGGATGGCCTGCCATTTCCGGCCCGCGTACCGCAAGTCCGGCGGCGTCTCCACGCCGGTGCAGGGCGACAAGGGCTTCCCGGACCTGCAGTTGGCACGCAACGGCGCAGTGCTGCTCGTGGAGTTGAAGACCAACACGAAGTCCCTGAGCCCGGAGCAGCGTCGTTGGCGCGAGCACCTCGAGCCCTCCGGGCTGTACCGGCTGTGGCGCCCCCGGGACTGGGCTGCGATCCGCGCCGAACTGTCCGCCCCGGGCACGGCGGTGGCGTGA
- a CDS encoding phage Gp37/Gp68 family protein, whose protein sequence is MSTGISWTEATWNPTTGCDRVSPGCDHCYALTLAKRLKATGSEKYQRDGSPATSGPGFGVTVHEDVLGEPLRWRKPRKVFVNSMSDLFHDEVPDEFLARVFAVMAMTPQHTYQVLTKRHARMRSLLRDRAFQREVLSSVHRDGWKADLLSLVQRWPLPNVWLGVSVEDQKWADIRVPALIDTPAAVRFLSCEPLLGPVDLARYLWLTGASTAGPFYDYAGKRRGGGGIGGMTVTQVPARDLSWVIVGGESGRGARRMDLEWARSLRDQCAEAGVPFWFKQLGTVLARAVGAQGKGEKPADWPEPFPQEFPEPVGAAA, encoded by the coding sequence GTGAGCACGGGAATCAGCTGGACCGAGGCCACCTGGAACCCGACAACCGGCTGCGACCGGGTCTCGCCCGGGTGCGACCACTGCTACGCGCTCACCCTGGCGAAGCGGCTCAAGGCGACGGGCTCCGAGAAGTACCAGCGCGACGGGTCGCCGGCCACCTCCGGCCCCGGGTTCGGTGTCACAGTGCACGAGGACGTGCTGGGGGAGCCGTTGCGGTGGCGCAAGCCCCGCAAGGTGTTCGTCAACTCGATGAGCGACCTGTTCCACGACGAGGTGCCGGACGAGTTCCTGGCCCGCGTGTTCGCCGTGATGGCGATGACCCCGCAGCACACCTACCAGGTGCTCACCAAGCGGCACGCCCGGATGCGGTCGCTGCTGAGAGACCGGGCGTTTCAGCGGGAGGTGCTGTCGTCGGTGCACCGCGACGGGTGGAAGGCCGACCTGCTGTCGCTGGTGCAGCGGTGGCCGCTGCCGAACGTGTGGCTGGGCGTGTCGGTCGAGGACCAGAAGTGGGCCGACATCCGCGTGCCCGCGCTCATCGACACCCCGGCCGCGGTGCGGTTCCTCTCGTGCGAGCCGCTGCTCGGGCCGGTGGATCTCGCCCGGTACCTGTGGCTCACCGGCGCCAGCACCGCCGGGCCGTTCTACGACTACGCCGGGAAGCGGCGCGGTGGCGGCGGGATCGGCGGCATGACCGTCACCCAGGTGCCGGCTCGGGACCTCTCTTGGGTGATCGTTGGGGGCGAGTCGGGCCGCGGCGCGCGCCGGATGGACCTGGAATGGGCACGGTCGCTGCGCGACCAGTGCGCCGAGGCGGGTGTGCCGTTCTGGTTCAAGCAGCTCGGCACCGTTCTGGCCCGCGCGGTCGGCGCGCAGGGTAAGGGCGAGAAGCCCGCCGACTGGCCGGAGCCGTTCCCACAGGAGTTCCCAGAGCCGGTGGGGGCCGCGGCGTGA
- a CDS encoding recombinase RecT has translation MPPTKVDAPRQSNSRPRGEIALPSDIARARRNGELISTDGKDLRSLINQQKSGIVSALAGTALNAERFTRIALTVVRRTPKLLDCEADTVLGALMTSAQLGLEPGPLGEAYLVPYGRVCTFIPGYRGLVKLAWQSGMVANIDAEVVYEGEPFDYEKGTESFLRHKPTREERNSIEGATHVWAAVKMTNGGSAFTVMHAREVERIRRTYSKGSHKDDSPWKTEWASMGKKTALRQLSKIIPLSVSLNIALAAENTVRRTVEGHVEDHVNHGDVLDGEIVREDDPAAGTPLSPDDPDLTAHKREES, from the coding sequence ATGCCCCCCACCAAGGTCGACGCGCCGCGGCAGAGCAACAGCCGCCCGCGAGGCGAGATCGCGTTGCCCTCGGACATCGCCCGCGCCCGTCGCAACGGCGAACTGATCAGCACCGACGGCAAGGACCTGCGGTCGCTGATCAACCAGCAGAAGTCCGGAATCGTCAGCGCACTGGCAGGCACCGCGCTCAACGCGGAGCGGTTCACGCGCATCGCGCTCACGGTGGTGCGCAGGACCCCGAAGCTGCTGGACTGCGAGGCCGACACCGTGCTCGGCGCGCTCATGACGTCCGCACAGCTCGGGCTGGAGCCCGGCCCGCTCGGTGAGGCGTACCTCGTGCCCTACGGCCGGGTGTGCACGTTCATTCCCGGCTACCGCGGCCTGGTCAAGTTGGCGTGGCAGTCCGGGATGGTCGCCAACATCGACGCCGAGGTCGTCTACGAGGGCGAGCCGTTCGACTATGAGAAGGGCACGGAGTCGTTCCTGCGGCACAAGCCCACCCGCGAGGAGCGCAACAGCATCGAGGGCGCCACGCATGTGTGGGCCGCGGTGAAGATGACCAACGGCGGGTCTGCGTTCACCGTGATGCACGCGCGGGAGGTCGAGCGCATCCGCCGCACCTACTCCAAGGGCAGCCACAAGGACGACAGCCCGTGGAAAACCGAGTGGGCTTCCATGGGCAAAAAGACCGCGCTGCGGCAGCTGTCCAAGATCATCCCCTTGTCGGTGAGCCTGAACATCGCGCTGGCCGCGGAGAACACGGTGCGACGCACCGTGGAGGGGCACGTCGAGGACCACGTCAACCACGGCGACGTGCTCGACGGCGAGATCGTGCGCGAGGACGACCCGGCCGCCGGTACCCCGCTGTCCCCGGACGACCCGGACCTGACGGCGCACAAGCGCGAAGAGTCCTGA
- a CDS encoding PD-(D/E)XK nuclease-like domain-containing protein, producing MTAVLEPAQDTAPAGLDQPVVLDEPGIYDDVPEEAYHADPVPGGSLSSSGARKLLPPSCPAIFEHDRKHHSEPNKDLDFGSAAHRKVLGCGPDLVVVDAKDWRTKAAQQAAEQARARGAIPLLPHQYERINAMAAALRNHEHAGALLDPADGGRPEQTLIWEDRSGVMCRARVDWMRAIDHNGRLTIVDYKTARSAEPHAIQRAVYEHGYHQQEAFYRAGLRALDVADEIVFLFIFQEKEPPYLPTVVELDEEAVYWGDRLNRKAIRIYQECIATGYWPSYTDGVVPISLPLYAVSGYEAAHARGEFDTTTAW from the coding sequence ATGACCGCCGTCCTCGAGCCCGCGCAGGACACCGCTCCTGCCGGGCTCGACCAGCCGGTTGTGCTGGACGAGCCCGGCATCTACGACGACGTCCCCGAAGAGGCGTACCACGCCGACCCGGTCCCCGGCGGCTCGCTGTCGTCGTCCGGCGCGAGGAAGCTGCTGCCCCCGTCCTGCCCGGCGATCTTCGAGCACGACCGCAAACACCACTCCGAGCCCAACAAGGACCTCGACTTCGGATCCGCCGCGCACCGGAAGGTGCTCGGCTGCGGCCCGGATCTCGTCGTCGTCGACGCGAAGGACTGGCGCACCAAGGCGGCGCAACAGGCCGCCGAGCAAGCCCGCGCCCGTGGAGCGATCCCGCTGCTTCCCCACCAGTACGAGCGGATCAACGCAATGGCCGCTGCCCTGCGGAACCACGAGCACGCCGGGGCGCTGCTGGACCCGGCCGACGGTGGCCGGCCTGAACAGACGCTGATCTGGGAGGACCGAAGCGGGGTGATGTGCCGGGCGCGTGTGGACTGGATGCGCGCGATCGACCACAACGGCCGCCTGACCATCGTCGACTACAAGACGGCCCGCAGCGCCGAGCCCCACGCCATCCAGCGCGCCGTGTACGAGCACGGCTACCACCAGCAGGAGGCGTTCTACCGCGCCGGGCTGCGCGCGCTCGACGTCGCCGACGAGATCGTGTTCCTGTTCATCTTCCAGGAGAAGGAACCCCCGTACCTTCCGACCGTCGTCGAGCTGGACGAAGAGGCCGTGTACTGGGGCGATCGGCTCAACCGCAAGGCCATCCGCATCTACCAGGAATGCATCGCCACCGGCTACTGGCCGAGCTACACCGACGGCGTCGTCCCGATCAGCCTGCCGCTCTACGCCGTGAGCGGCTACGAGGCCGCGCACGCGCGCGGCGAGTTCGACACCACCACCGCGTGGTGA
- a CDS encoding helix-turn-helix domain-containing protein codes for MSQLLRGKQNTGEVCYSSELFNRVRMSRGWTGLELARRSGVSTATVSRVLAGKTRPMPETAQALARALGHPLSAFVVTRRRPG; via the coding sequence ATGTCGCAACTGTTGAGGGGGAAACAGAACACCGGCGAGGTGTGCTACTCGTCCGAGTTGTTCAACAGGGTGCGGATGTCGAGGGGGTGGACCGGGCTGGAGCTTGCGCGCCGCTCGGGAGTGTCTACGGCCACTGTGAGCCGTGTCCTAGCAGGTAAAACGCGGCCTATGCCGGAGACGGCGCAGGCGTTGGCGCGTGCGCTCGGGCATCCACTGTCGGCGTTCGTGGTGACGCGCAGGCGGCCCGGCTAG
- a CDS encoding helix-turn-helix domain-containing protein produces the protein MGDNTTLNWQNLDDELDRRRNELNMTWGDVADKAGLSETMLRKVRRGQSTRPTPRTKAAIEKAVSWETGSFDAVLRNEPPTPKGDTPGARGTHLAAVPTARSATATSASEPAATATPAQDVPEDAERELFDRWRSRVGERFSHDWFWELVEDFTTVRKMAIQGSRTDRK, from the coding sequence ATGGGCGACAACACCACTCTGAACTGGCAAAACCTGGACGACGAGTTAGATCGTCGCAGGAACGAACTGAACATGACCTGGGGCGACGTGGCCGATAAGGCCGGTCTCTCCGAGACCATGCTGCGCAAGGTTCGCCGCGGCCAATCCACGCGCCCCACACCGCGCACCAAAGCGGCAATTGAGAAAGCGGTGTCGTGGGAAACCGGCAGTTTCGACGCCGTGCTCCGCAACGAGCCTCCGACGCCCAAGGGCGACACACCCGGCGCCCGCGGCACTCACCTGGCCGCGGTCCCGACTGCGCGCAGTGCGACGGCCACGAGTGCTTCCGAGCCGGCGGCGACCGCAACACCCGCACAGGACGTGCCGGAGGATGCGGAGCGTGAGCTGTTCGACCGGTGGCGCAGCCGGGTGGGCGAACGCTTCAGCCACGACTGGTTCTGGGAGCTCGTCGAGGACTTCACGACCGTCCGGAAGATGGCCATCCAGGGATCTCGCACTGACCGCAAGTAG
- a CDS encoding helix-turn-helix domain-containing protein — protein MTHAAPITTYTVQEVAQLFKTSVYWVRSGVQQGRFPFLRLGGKRGPVRFTDEHIKQIAQLHEQPAKETPSAGEVPGQAVAAPAVDVSVFGASSRSAARNRKPRKAS, from the coding sequence ATGACCCACGCCGCCCCGATCACGACGTACACGGTCCAGGAAGTCGCCCAGCTGTTCAAGACGTCCGTGTACTGGGTGCGTAGCGGGGTGCAACAGGGGCGGTTCCCGTTCCTGCGGCTCGGTGGCAAGCGCGGGCCCGTGCGGTTCACCGACGAGCACATCAAGCAGATCGCCCAGCTTCACGAACAACCCGCGAAGGAAACCCCCTCTGCGGGGGAGGTTCCCGGGCAGGCAGTTGCGGCGCCAGCGGTGGACGTCAGCGTCTTCGGCGCGTCGAGCCGAAGCGCCGCGCGGAACAGGAAGCCCCGCAAGGCGAGTTAG
- a CDS encoding DUF2188 domain-containing protein, producing MSEKDRHVVPNPDGGWDVKKPGANRSSGRYDTQREATGRAREITNNTGGETVVHGRDGRIRDKDTSPRGHDPHCRRTGAR from the coding sequence GTGAGCGAGAAAGATCGGCACGTCGTGCCGAATCCGGACGGTGGCTGGGACGTCAAGAAGCCGGGGGCAAACCGTTCGAGCGGGCGCTACGACACGCAGCGCGAGGCGACAGGCCGGGCGCGTGAGATCACGAACAACACCGGCGGCGAGACCGTCGTTCATGGTCGGGACGGCAGGATCCGGGACAAGGACACGTCGCCTCGTGGCCACGATCCGCACTGCCGGAGGACCGGCGCTAGGTAG
- a CDS encoding AAA family ATPase, protein MPRLILLNGPPACGKSTLARRYVDDHALALNLDVDRIRGLIGRWRDDPRTAGVLAREVALAAARAHLASGHDVVIPQFLGRPTFIERLECLAGETNATFHEIVLLDSKENTLRRFAERACAAADPQHLEAQEMVERTDGFGDLPQMFDRLMAVIAARPHARIVHVAEGQVDLTYEAVLRNLG, encoded by the coding sequence GTGCCGCGGTTGATCCTGCTCAACGGGCCGCCCGCGTGCGGCAAGTCGACGCTCGCCCGGCGGTATGTCGACGACCATGCGCTGGCGCTGAACCTGGACGTCGACCGCATCCGGGGCCTGATCGGCCGGTGGCGCGACGATCCACGCACCGCCGGCGTGCTCGCCCGCGAGGTCGCCCTCGCTGCCGCGCGCGCCCACCTGGCTTCCGGGCACGATGTGGTGATCCCGCAGTTCCTGGGCCGGCCGACGTTCATCGAGCGCCTCGAGTGCCTCGCCGGCGAGACGAACGCGACGTTCCACGAGATCGTGCTGCTCGACAGCAAGGAGAACACGCTGCGACGCTTCGCCGAGCGCGCCTGCGCGGCGGCCGATCCACAGCACCTCGAGGCCCAGGAGATGGTCGAGCGCACTGACGGGTTCGGCGACCTCCCGCAGATGTTCGACCGGTTGATGGCGGTGATCGCAGCACGGCCGCACGCGAGGATCGTCCACGTCGCGGAGGGTCAGGTGGACCTGACATACGAAGCCGTCCTGCGCAACCTGGGGTGA
- a CDS encoding YdcF family protein — translation MDDTLRADVETLWDYHHLHHEPRPTDVGVGLGSHDLGVATYTAELYHARRFPLVVFTGANAPTTVDLFPRGEAVHFREHAIARGVPATAIRLEPHATNTGENITFTRRLLQDHDIRSVTLVSRPYQQRRAYATCRKLWPEVDVVCAAQPHTLDEHIRSIGDADRVINMLVGDTQRITRYAERGFAIPQPMPAAVRAALHRLIAAGFTKRLL, via the coding sequence GTGGACGACACCCTGCGCGCCGACGTCGAGACCCTCTGGGACTACCACCACCTGCACCACGAGCCGCGCCCCACGGATGTCGGCGTCGGGCTGGGGAGTCACGATCTCGGCGTCGCCACGTACACCGCCGAGCTCTACCACGCCCGCCGGTTCCCGCTGGTCGTCTTCACCGGCGCCAACGCGCCCACCACCGTGGACCTGTTCCCGCGCGGTGAGGCCGTCCACTTCCGCGAACACGCGATCGCGCGGGGCGTCCCGGCGACAGCCATCCGGCTCGAACCGCACGCCACCAACACCGGCGAGAACATCACGTTCACCCGGCGGCTGCTCCAGGACCACGACATCCGCTCGGTCACGCTGGTCTCGCGCCCGTACCAGCAGCGCCGCGCCTACGCGACCTGCCGCAAACTCTGGCCCGAGGTCGACGTCGTGTGCGCCGCCCAGCCGCACACGCTCGACGAGCACATCCGCAGCATCGGCGACGCAGACCGCGTGATCAACATGCTGGTCGGCGACACGCAGCGCATCACCCGCTACGCCGAACGCGGCTTCGCGATCCCGCAACCCATGCCGGCCGCGGTCCGCGCCGCCCTGCACCGGCTCATCGCGGCCGGGTTCACCAAACGCCTCCTCTGA
- a CDS encoding nuclear transport factor 2 family protein: MGVSVCWDVAAEQPPARVASWRSMNATCRGAKDEWLALFAPDAVVEDPVGPSMFDEEGRGHHGHDGIAAFWELTIAKVERFEFTIKDSFAAGDEVANVGTITTYLPGGYRVDTDGVFVYRVDADGLVLSMRAFWETERAMATARQVDA, from the coding sequence ATGGGTGTTTCGGTGTGCTGGGACGTCGCCGCGGAGCAGCCGCCGGCGCGGGTGGCCTCGTGGCGGTCGATGAACGCGACCTGCCGCGGTGCGAAGGACGAGTGGCTGGCGTTGTTCGCGCCGGACGCCGTCGTCGAGGACCCGGTCGGCCCGTCGATGTTCGACGAGGAGGGGCGCGGGCACCACGGCCACGACGGGATCGCCGCGTTCTGGGAGCTGACGATCGCGAAGGTCGAACGGTTCGAGTTCACGATCAAGGACTCGTTCGCGGCGGGCGACGAGGTGGCGAACGTCGGCACGATCACCACGTACCTGCCGGGCGGGTACCGCGTCGACACCGACGGGGTGTTCGTGTACCGGGTCGACGCCGACGGGCTGGTGCTGTCGATGCGGGCGTTCTGGGAGACCGAGCGCGCGATGGCGACGGCGCGGCAGGTGGACGCCTGA